Below is a window of Neodiprion virginianus isolate iyNeoVirg1 chromosome 4, iyNeoVirg1.1, whole genome shotgun sequence DNA.
TAAAATCAATCGTCACATTATTTGGAGCACCGGTTCGTGTGATTGCTGATCAGGGGAGATGTtttgcaaacaaaaattttcgtgatttttgtGCTTCCCATTGCATTAATCTTCATTTGATTGCTACTGGTACTAGTCGAGGCAATGGTCAAGTCGAACGTGTTATGAGTACACTTGAAAATATGCTCACTTCTGTTGAGATTGATAATAATAGATCTTGGCAGGATTCTCTTGGAGATATTCAACTGGCACTGAATTGTTCCGTCAATAGTGTGACTAAAGCTACTCCTCTGGAATTGATGATTGGTCGCGTAGCTAGACCGTTGAATCTGTTACCGATTACtgattgtgaaaaagaaattgacttATCGGAAATCAGAGAGCGAGCAGCCAATATGATTGAGATTAACtcgcaaattgaaaaatcgcgATTTGATGCCCGAaaggcaaaatttttaaaattttctgttagGGATTAggttttaattgaaaatcacgaaagaaatcaaacaaaattgaattcaaaatttaaaggGCCATTTCGTGTTATTGAAGTGTTAGACGAAGATCGGTACATTTTAAAATCTCTAAATTGTAATCGAACGTACAAATACGCTCATGACCGTCTTCGAGCAATGCCTGACTGTTCTGTACCTTCAGAATTGGatattgattttgataaatcttCTGAAGAGTCATTGAGTATTCAAGatattaaattacaaatttaatgTGTTATTTTTGGATTAATAACCTGTGACATCCTTGTTGGCGCACCTGttataagaaattcatcagAATATTGGAGTAGGAAATGATTGTCATTCCCTTTGGTTTGAGCTTGATCCTAGTGCACACATTCATTACGCTTATTAGttgcaagtcaaaaaaaaaaaaaaccttactCATTTCGGTGAGCGGAGATGGCGCAATGTAACGGCTAATGGTGTGGTGCTGTCGCATGAGGCAACTGTGTGTGGAAATGTTGATGTATGGACGGCTTGACGTTGTCATACGGTCACATATGTGAAGCCCAATTGATAATTGGCAATGTGTGTGGAAATTACAtgtttggataaaaatataagtcTCATGAGAGGAATGCAAGTCTTTTGAGAAGATTGTAGTTCTTGCTCTTGTGGAAAGAAGATGATTTCTATGAAATGGGGTGTTGTCAACAGTTTGTCACCGGACTTGTTATTTAGTACGGAATTTGTTATAACTTATGGATTTGTTAAAGCACATCGTGATTTTTGGAATGGTAATATGATCAGGTTGGCCGAACGGTCTAAatatcttttaatttttgtattacagCACACGAGGACGTGTGATTGTCAGGATTAGCCGTGTCAaggataatgaaatgaataacgaGGAGGATTATCACCGCTTTCTTCTATTCGGTCTCAAGAGAAAATACGGCAAAGATCAATAACGGAATAAACATTGAGCAATTTGGATCTTGTtataaacgttgaatttttaaaagctTTGTTCAATAAGTTAAGTTCCGTTTTTATCttgtaaaagaataaaaaggtgGTTAATCATGTGTTCCACACGCAAAACACAAAGTTCGCGAGTGTTATCTGGCCATtctccgacatatatatatgccgggacaatctcttgaaactatacatacaatgcacATGCGcaagttttatcggctgctcgggcaggctggccactccgagtttctgctgtcaaactctgtttctggcggcgacgtagttcatacaaatttttgaggttataatCTCGaacagtcgaggtagtgactcggaaagatgatgctaatgctcttcgaaaatttgcttcattcgactgaaatgagaaatctgtttgaatgttgggtgcttggaagaaattagaaacgcagcaggtaggtgggaacactttatttgatcactttcattatttcttacattagaaataacaatgaaatttatttctttcaacaggtgatacggccaaaataattacatctctaatGTTTACTGTTATCTGGCTATTCAATTCAtcacacgtacaaagatcatcgccacttccAAGCAACTGAgaaactttctcactctcttgtgatttcaggtggtaatattgaattttatcacttctGAAAATAAGACATTAAGccgagcgttcaagaaatttaaatatttcactaTCTGTAATAGAACTGTGAATCTGTTTTTTCTCGAAAgtagttcaacaaaatttacaaatagtcggtagtcaatgtattttttccgattaatgaattattgctactactgttaaaaattctccaatgattatcagagttcatttcgcaaattttcaatgatgttcgattaaataaatgaagggaacctaatactcaaataaaaaattcaagtaatattagatttattaaaatgattttgtatttcacgttagtgcggttcgaaacaaagaaaatcttatcTGAAGCGCAGAACTCAGGAACGTAgatcacatcctgtgacacaagttgaaaatcgactttctcaaaatgcgccctaacgtcacaattagcttcaaggacaatcatgttttataGTAATGTCAGAACATTATCACGAGGATATTGACTTATCAGATTCAAGATTGTatcccttgttccatcaaaataaatgaatatctgatttttaacgaagttcattaagatttttttccaaataatgttatccgatacaatatcttgtgcatagtcctccgaacatcaccttgtaACAAGGATATGTGGAAGGAGTCCCTTTGTTACAGGAaccatgaaaaaatttttggttttcaattcgtgctactgAATAACTTCTGTGTTTCAGATTCCATTTCCAATCTCAAAATGAGATTTCTTTTGCTCCAGACAATGCTAACATAAAACGCAGAAATAATTACGGTGAATAGAGATTaacaagctttcagtcttagcgtaggaccctataaagagtgtgaaattgaatttggttataagttatcgtgcaactagctagcctgatgacaccgtcaactaagattatatttaaagacatttttaactgaagttatttcacaattctagatttagattgattcagtttgcctcacaaaattcaaccctacaatctaattgaggacttgaaaaactgtttatccgaatttaatgccaaagagagtgaaagtaagcgtcaaaataagataccaaattaaatggcataaagtttgaaaaacaatgctggtcaataataatgcttgaattacaatggtgcacagaatgatttCTTGGTTgaatgaattggcagcaacggttGACTAActaacttatcgctattggctcgatcgATGTgaaatgatgggatattcagccattatgatctgtagtatatcccgctcttcaattttgcctcaactgatgttaagaaggtggcgatggcctgatgaaATTTACTCTGGaacctgatgtctgacggaacaatcaggttcgatggttataatgattgcaccgctcgagaaaccaggatccttgccacctgaacgttttgaccatcaggtaaggcatcattttcctcgtgttaatcaaagtttaaacttcgaaCCTGCTGGAAAAAAAACGGATTTCATCATTGAATCcgtgttaaaatattgtaatagtcaacgatcacgtaattagaaatttacctaCATGCTTCTATGCCTTACAAATTCATTCCCGCTCTGACAATAATTATCAAGCAggatcttttggtattttcGGATACAACTAgtttccaataaaatgcacaatacctaaatcgttaatgagacgtatttttaatttgatgtaaataaagaatctgttcacaagaaacgttgtttttacttacctacctctgATTGTCCAGACTTCCACTTGGTAATGACATTTcgcattgaatttcagattttttcttccaataaataacatccaatttctgtatcatttgatatttgctcttccgttgaattatttattgcataggttgaatattttccgatatcgaccacggtattgctgTAAGATACTATTCTTCTGTgacaattcacgctacgtaaaaGTAAACggcaacataacctcaatccacggcTTTACGCGCGAGAGATTTACAGCTTCTGTTTCATTTCGTTTACGTTGGCGCCATGCTCAGCAGGCGAAAACATCGCCGCGGGACGATTTCAGCGaccaatgaaattgaattatttggcgcatgcgcatggTATgcatagtttcaagagattgtctcggtatatatatatataaagaaaatGACATCTCTCATTTACTTCAATTTGAATCTGCCGCCATTACCACCAGTGTTATAGAGGGAGTTGCCTATCGTCATCATACATTATAACATACTCTGTGATTACTGATTCTATGGGCTCtgtgatattgaaaattctaacCTAATAAGTACGTGAATTTACGACTACAATAATTGTGCATTTTATTAAGGATATTATTAAAACTTGAACAAACTACCGTACATTACCTGGAGTAAAAACTTTTAAtgttgttttctgtttttatttcaggtAAGTAACATTGTATTGATATCTTAGCTAACTGTAGAAGTTGTGATTGTAATACTAAAATaaactgtttttatttcagaatcCAACTtgagttttattttaaaagtgGAGTAGAAGTACAATTATTAAGATTATTACAAAACAACATTAATTATACTTCAAGAAAATGGACAAACTAAGGTTTGATTTTAAAATGCGAGGGGCGTCAGATGGAAAAACAACGATATTGTGCCTAACCTCAATCGGCACGCTAGACGGTCGTTCTTTTGCAATACCAGATGAATACCAACCAACGACTTTCCAAAAAGAATTAATAACCTCACAGGTGTATATCAGAATAAAAAACACATTGGTAAAAAGGAATCAATTCAGGAAAGTCTGGATAACCTTAacagaaaatttgaaaaaggtCTATTTTGATGAAGACAATAacttattatttgaaaatttttatttagaggaaatttcagaaaaaataacTGAAACACCTACCACAAGCACCTCAGAAGATACAATTAAGAAGTTGCTAGAAAAAGTTCTAGAATCTAAAGAACAAATTTCTGAAGTTAAAAACTTAAATAAAATCGCTACAGATTTCATGATTgataaatttgatgaaaaaaccTCCAACGCTAACCAATggattaatttatttgaaaaagaatgTGTGCGCTGTACAGTGATAGAAGAtaggagaaaaattgaaatcttgAAGTTTTTCCTGGAAAAATGTAGTGCTGACTGGTACACTTCAATGATTTTAAAATACTCAATAGAATCAGAATGGAACaactggaaaaaaatatttattgaaacgTTCGGGAACAAAGGTTGGTCTCCTATTAGATATGcctttaatttcaaatatcaatCTGGATCTTTGCTGGAGTATGCtctaaaaaaagaaaaattactacTTCAAATTAGAAAATCCATGGATACTGCAACGCTTATTGACCTTATTACTATCGGTTTACCAAACTTTGTATCAGACAACATTGACAGAGAAACACTTCAAGAAACTCAAGATCTGTTCAATGAAATAAGTAAATTGGAACatcttgtaaaaaaatatagttatgaaaaaaaagggaaaaccTTTTCTGATTCTAAACTGAAAaaaggtgaagaaaaagagCCATGTCAAATATGTGTAAAGGCAAACAAAGGTAAACGTTTTCATTCTGAAACAAATTGCTGgtttagagaaaaagaagacaaaaataacaagATGGGACCATTAAAATCTGTGAACAATTCAGAACTAGAGGTGGAATTAAATACAGAGGATCCAAAAAACTTAAAGTACCACcattaataaaaatcaagcTAGTACTAAATGACACTTTAGAAACCACCGGTATTTATGACTCGGGATCAAATGTGTCATTGATGAatgcaaaattattaaaaattaaacaagaaAACACAGATAATTTACAAGGAATAAGCTTGAAAACTATTAATGGTGcaggaaaaacaaaaggtaTGATAActttaaaagtaaaaatttacaatattgaGAAAACTATGAAAGTGTTTATCGTAGACAGTGACAACtttaattatgattttttgattggCTTAGACTGTATTGAAAACTTTAAGTTGACCCAGACTGAAGATCTAAGGATCTTGCAAAACAAAGATTTCCAAAcacagaaaaatgaaattaactTAAATAAAGAGGTTGACAATAACACAAATGTCAGTATTCCTGTGTTATCAGGTGACATAGaagtaaaaacaaacaatCTTAGGAAACATGAAGTAAATTTCAACGAACATCTAAATActgatgaatttaaaattatagTAAATCATTTAGATGTGTATAAACAGTCTGAAATCGACAAATTATTGAAGAAATACAAGTCAGTATTTGCTAAAGACAAATATGATATCGGTACTGTTAAAGAATATGAAGCTCACATAGATctaatggaagaaaaatactgtTATAAACGTCCTTACAGATGCACATTCGAAGATAGAAAAGAAATAGAGAATCAAGTGGTAAAATTACTGGAAAAGGGGCTTATTGAAGAATCATACAGCCCTTTTGCTGCTCCAGTTACTCTGGCATttaagaaagaagaaaataaaaaaaccagAATGTGTATAGACTTCAgagatataaataaaattattactccTCAGTCACAGCCATTTCCACTTATAGAGGATTTGATAGTAAAAAGTGTAAACTGTGAGTACTTTACAACATTAGATATAAATTCTGCATTTTGGTCAATTCCCCTAAGGATTCAAGATAGACCTAAAACAGCATTTGTAACACAAGAGGGCCATTTTCAGTGGTCCTGTCTCCCTTTTGGATTAAAAACAGCACCAGCAATTTTCCAAcgaatattgaataatataataagaaaataCAAACTTAATGATTTTGTAGCATCTTTCATAGATGATATATTAGTTTTTTCACAAGATTTTAGTCAGCATATACAGCATCTATCAAGACTATTAGAAGCAATTCACAATGAGGGATTTAgactaaaattttcaaaatgctcATTTGctaaaaattatgcaaaacaCTTGGGTCATATTATTGAAAAGAACTCAGTAAGACCACTGAAAGATTACCTAATcgcagtgaaaaattttccagttccggaaacaaggaaaaatataAGACAATTTCTTGGGAAAATCAACTATCACCATAAATTTATACCAAGCTTGGCACAAATCTCAAACCCATTACACAATCTACTGAGGAAAAATGTAAGTTTTGTTTGGTCAAAAGATTGTCAAGAAtcatttgagaaaattaaaacattaCTTTGTTCGGAACcagtactaaaaatttttgacccCAATATTCcaatcaaaatttatactgATGCTTGTATCAATGAAATTGGAGCTGTACTGAAGcaagaagatgaaaataagaattataaACCAGTAgcatatttttcaagaaaactGAATGATgctcaaaaaaagaaaaaagcaataTATCTTGAATGCTTAGCAATTAAAGAAGCAGTGAAATATTGGCAACACTGGTTAT
It encodes the following:
- the LOC124302492 gene encoding uncharacterized protein LOC124302492, which gives rise to MDKLRFDFKMRGASDGKTTILCLTSIGTLDGRSFAIPDEYQPTTFQKELITSQVYIRIKNTLVKRNQFRKVWITLTENLKKVYFDEDNNLLFENFYLEEISEKITETPTTSTSEDTIKKLLEKVLESKEQISEVKNLNKIATDFMIDKFDEKTSNANQWINLFEKECVRCTVIEDRRKIEILKFFLEKCSADWYTSMILKYSIESEWNNWKKIFIETFGNKGWSPIRYAFNFKYQSGSLLEYALKKEKLLLQIRKSMDTATLIDLITIGLPNFVSDNIDRETLQETQDLFNEISKLEHLVKKYSYEKKGKTFSDSKLKKGEEKEPCQICVKANKGKRFHSETNCWFREKEDKNNKMGPLKSVNNSELEVELNTEDPKNLKYHH